The Amphiprion ocellaris isolate individual 3 ecotype Okinawa chromosome 24, ASM2253959v1, whole genome shotgun sequence DNA window TAACGTCGTCGTGGTCAGGATGTACTTCTCTTCCAAGAGATACTTCCCCAACTGTCggggaaatttaaaaaaaacacccactaTTACACAACATATTGTAGACTGCTGTCAAACACATCTCAAATGATTGAACATCTGTCAAGATGAATATTTCCAAATGAATGTGAGAGATCATCAGCCatgtagaaacacaaaaacacacctctCCATGTTCATAGAGCTCCATGACAATCCACACAGGATCGACTTCGATGACTCCAATGAGACGCACAATGTGGGGATGATCGAGATCTTTCATCAAGCCTGGAACAGACAAAGAAATACAGCTTTGACcactgaaaaattgcatttctagAATGCTTTGCTTTTAAAGAAAGACAGATTTGAGGCATTTCTTGTCAGCTGCCAGAACCAACCCACAGAGTCCGTAATTACTCTACATGGTATGTAACCATCGCAAGCTTCCATTGTAACCTTAATCAGACACTTCAATTTTTGTGTGGAAGATTTTGCACTTAAGTGGttaaagtgtaaagtttggCCTATTTCTCACTCATGCAGTAAATGATATTCATGCCTCAAGCACTTGaagtgacaaaatgacaatCCATGACCCATCAATAAAGCTGTTTAGCAACTTCTAGCTCAGTTTTTGCCacataattgttattattattattattattattattattattattattattattattatttgatgaGGCTGtatagtggcttggtggttagcactttcaccttgcagctagaagatccccagttcacttCTCCGCCTTCCCgcgatctttctgcatggagtttgcatgttctccctgtgtatgtgtgggttttctctgggttctccagcttcctcccacagtccaaaaacatgctggggTTAATTGTTAACTGTAaatctgtaggtgtgaatatgagtgtgattgtttgtctgtatatgtagccctgtgatagactggtgacctgtccagagtgtcccctgccttcactctaagtcagctgggatagactccagccccccatgaccctcatgaggattaagcggtctattgatgatggatagatggatggattatttAATGGTTTAGAGCTGTGCATAGCTGTTTTGTGTAACAGAGAGCCCAGCGTTTGCAGCTAGCTGAATATAATGGAGCATTTAGCCTCTCAAGAGTCCCAAAATTCCCAACCGAAACCAGAGCTAAAAGGATAGTCAGACACCAAACACTTTGCAAGGTGATAACATATCAGACATTGTGTTAACATAGGTTACTGCCAGACAAACTGATGTGGGAAAAGTGTTACTAAAACATACAATATTTTTCAAGCAGACAAAAAATTTCATTCAACCAATGGCTTTAAGCTTTTCATTTAAGTGCCTTTCATAAATGGCATGATTTTATTCtcaaactgtgatgtttttttcttcgatgctgtttgtctgtgtgtgaggaTGACTGTGGCCTTCAAACTACCGCAGCCACCAGTCTCAGCTGTTGCACAAAGCCACAAGCAGGCAACAGGAAGTACAGCAGCTATCTGCCTGATGAAACCTTGAAATGTTCTGAACTGAGCAACTTCACTCCTGCGCTGTCATATTATACAACTAGTTAAATGCATAtatgtcatattttcatgtaaattcttttggcaaacattttttttatatgaacggttaaagaaactttttacaTTTGCAGGTTTTGCAGTGACGTCTCAACTCCCACATGCGCTGCAAAACGTTTCGAAAGGAAATAATCACTGCAGTGTACTCACCCGCCTCACTGAGAAACTTCTCCTTCACCTCCGCTGAACAGTCTTTACATGTTTTAATAGCAACACGGATCTTCTCCCCcgtctgcaaacacacaagtaGCACCAGCACTGAACATGAGTTCTGTTCGACAAGAATCGAGGTAAGTTCTAGCTTGAACAATCTGCAGGGTTCGTCCTCAGGATCTTTAATGTGATGCCGTGATGATACTTTCACAACATCTGAACTCACCGGGCTTTTATATTCTCCATCGTGAACCTCTCCGAAGAATCCTTCACCCAGGATCCGCCCCACAAGAACATCATCTCTGGAGATCCTGTGCTTCTCTAAACATGAAGGGAAGAGTTCAGGAATGTGATGAACCTTGAAATTAAACCTCTATCTCTTtcctaaaatgcaaaaacaaactctACAGGTGTGTTACATATATTTCAAGCTTAGAGGAAATGAATTTTAAGGAatccaaaaactaaaaaatgggAAGGACATGTTGCCTCCCACTCTTTTTAGTTCCTTCCTTTGTACAAGTATACAAAATTCCTCAACACGTCACTGTGCAATTAGAATGGGATTCATTGTGGGTGTTCAGATTTGCTTGCAATCCACCTTTCACACTTGTACACTTGTGTTTTCACATCGATggtgtttaaccctcgtgtcgtcctgcgggtcaaaactgacccgttttaaagtttgaaaatgtgaaaataaaacatatattttcacagtgaaacttctgatgtccacattttcaactttttttgggaaatctttgaacatttttatggtggaaaaaaagaaatgttaaaaatgtttcttaagaacattcacaaaaaatctaaaattgattttttgtgaatgtttttaaagaaaatattagaagttttgctgatgcggaattattggaattttcttcctgaaggttctgcaaattttcagaaatttagggaatttttttgctgaatttttggatttttttggtgtctgtaaatgtggacaacaggagggttaaccttGAACTACAAGTGTTGTGGTTtggcagaaaatgaaagatGCTGAGCAGAACTAAGAGCAAGTTTACAGGaagctaaaagaaaaaatacattttgttgcttttttttttagtttgtcgTATGCTTGAATGATTTTTTAATAGGTGTCCTTTTCAAAGGGGAAGAGAGAAACTTGAAAAgttgctttttgtttcatttcccaCCCAAACTTATGATCGCAAGAATATTTCTCAACTTATGACCTCGTTTAAGGATATTGTACTGCTGGTGGACATCAGGCtaaatttggattttggatAACTTTAGAGAGAAGTGCTGCTCACCACCAGAGTCTCCTGTATCTTCTGGAATCTCAGCATAAATATCAGAAtctaaaattaaagaaaaatgttgaatttacagaaatgttacaaataaaatctgattaGTCAATTCTTGTCAATAAACTGAGCAATCAGACTTACTTTGACCTCTAATAGGAGTATTGGGACCACACCTGGAAGAAAAAGAGTGAGAATATCATCTTTAAAATCAAGCAGCCAGTGACAATTCACACTGCGAATGCCAGCaaaatttcagtgtttgtgacattttgggtCGGTGGAGAAGCAAAGAATCTGAAAAGAGGACgacaggaaggaggaggaaggtgttcaaatagaaattaaaaaaaaaacaacaaaacaaaactatgcCCACACACCAGTTTATcaccacagtggaaaaaaatatgtgtcaTTGAACAGCATTAAAGAAACAAGACTTTCCAATGTGACTCATCAAACTCACCGCTGTGGGATGTCAGGAAGTTTCAGTCTTGTGTCTCTCCCTGTAAGAATCACACATTTAAACGCAGATTTCACCTGTTTAGTTCGACACTCTGGAGCATCAAAATGCATGTTTCAGGCGTTTATATTTCATCCTTTTGTGTATTTGCTGTGATATGTGGCTGGAGCCTCATTACTATACTTTTATTAAGAGTCAAGAAGTGTCCAAAAACTCCTTTAAATAGATGTCTCCGGttagttttattgtttaatcCAGATCTTTGAGATGTGAAGCACATTAATGTATCTGAAAATCAGTGAATCTGAAAGGCTgataaataatagaaatgacTCAGGTGCTGCCAGGTAGTTTAATTATCTCCACACTGACactgtgttttagtttttggaCTCATAAGAGCAGCATTTTCTTACACACTGCTACATTACTTACCTTTGCTTTTAATGAGCGAACTCTCTGCGCTGCCTTCCAGTCGACAGTAGCCGTCGATCAGGTCGGCCATGTTTTCTGCAACAGCCAGGGAGGAAGTGTTCACTGAGAGCGGCTAGAGGGTTGAAGACAGAAGATATTAGGTGCTTAAAATATATTGCACTTTAATCTCAGGAGACTCTTTTAAAAGTACAAGTCAAAGTGTTGTGAAACAGGCCGTGTTCAAAGTTCAGTCATCCACCAGACTCCAGAAAGTAGCGCTAACTTTTCACCAAACtaaataatgcttttttttgctttctgtacAGATAAATTTGAGTTTCTTTCACCCCTTTTAAAGGTCCCCTTACCTGGACCGGCCTGTATCTGGTCATAATGATTAGAATAATCTTTATTCATatggcactttttaaaattcaggtttgcaaaatgcttcacaaagcagcaaaacagaacagaacctAAACATGACTTAAAATCTTCAGAATTTATTAGACAGATAAAAACATAAAGTAGAAATATTACTGAAAGAAGTAAAAGGCACTTCAAGAGAGgttcaaataaaaaaggaaGGGCTCTGCGTTAAAGGCGGCCTCATTTCCTCGAGCAGATTATTTCAAAGGATGCAAAATGTGGCTTATTACTCAGCCAAGGAGtaatgtgacgatcggcgtacgtttgtccgtctgtcagtttgtctgtgcacgacattactcaaaaatgaactaacagatttagatgaaattttcagggaaggtcagaaatgacagaaggaccacctcattagattttggcagtgatgctgcttatagtctggatccacggatttgttaaagattttagtatcattgcgagatagcggcacggcgtcactgtaactatgacaacaagtgaacactacgtcagctgcctgctgatgatcacatgattgtgatcctactacaaatccacctttgcggacttatcaggacttatctttCAGatatgatacaaggaacaattgatgaaagtgtgagggtgtttccgagtcccatcaattcccgtcgcCCACGATTcgatatccgtacataacgtacacatgcataacacacacctgtgctcagcgcaaggtcattttatttgtgggtaaatctatattaaatggacacagtCTATATTGCCatgatttttgatcatcaataactaataaacaaatgctgcatttctaataaaaatgctgcatttctgacaatgccatatgggggaatgaacagccttggcggagtactgcgctctctgagtgcttttctactTTAATAATGATACCATCTAGTATGACTAAAGTACATGTTGAAATGTTATGATTCATTTCTCTTGCTTCAAATTTGGTAGAATTGCAGATTATAATCTATTGAGCAGTTTCAATACCATCAGGATCACTGACTCATTAGTAAAAACGTTATTCATTCTctaatttacaatttttgattagataaaaagtcaaaatgtgaatttttagaGTTTTTCACATCAAATAAGGACACATATAGTATTTCCAAGTGTCTGTATCCAGAGAGGGTTCTTTAGTTTGGCTGCACAAAGGTGGAGGTGTTACTTGTTAAAAACTGTAGTTGACAGCAGTAATGAAAGCCTGTAATTGACTAAAATCCACCCCTATGTGCTACATTTTTAAAGCCGTAAAACAGATACAAGACTAGTCCAGTTTCCTCTCAGATCACTTTGCCCAATAGCacccaaaaacaaaataatgctgtctactgcagctttaagcggctgaacaaaaacagcattGGTATTCAAATCAGTAGGTGTAGTTTTACCTGTTGGGCTCCCTCTATGTGCACAGTGAGCAGAGCCCGACCATCACTCTCTGCAGAGCAGGAAATACTGCGAACCTGAGAGAACTTGGCCAGATAGATGGGCTGCAAGAGATGTAAAACGGAATAAACAGAGAAGGAAATCCTCAGTTCACTTGAAATGATGAGGTCAAGAAGCAAATCTCAAAAGCTGAGAGTGAGAGAAAGTTTAAACACACTGTTGAGTTCTCAGTATGTTGACTGATGCCGTCGGGGCCGATGACCAGCTCTATTGTTACACTCCAGCCGTGCTATAGACgttggaaacacaaacacatattgcattttgttaaaaatcaGCAACCATTTACACAACTACTGAGGTGCTCAGAAGTTGTGAAAACCAACCACAATCTGGCAGGCGAAGCTCTCCTGTGTGAAGCTGTAGCACTGAGCCAGCGTGGTGAAGAACTTGACCATGCACTGGTCCTGCTTCAGAGTGGAGTAGCCCTGAAAGGTCTGCTGGATCATCCGGCGCAGCTGCTTGGGCTGatatgtacacacaaacacaaacacataagcAGCGATCACTCAACATGTCATTTCTGTATGCAACTTTAGAGTGTAAAGCAGCTTCTTCAGCTTCCTACTTTCATGCTGTCAATGAGCTCTCTGGAAAAAAACTGGTCCAGCCCGACATCTTTCCTAACGGACGAACAAACGGAAGTCAGACCAACAACGAGACAAGCAAAAACACTTCTTGCTGCAAAGCCGCATTTCTatggtttgacatttttttcttaaccaGCTGTGAGACACGTGTGCCCAACTTTGTTCTTCTCAGCATCAgtgagtgtgtttttaatgctaaCCACAGACTGCATCTGATCATTTTACTCCGTCTCCATCTAGATCAGTTGATACCACATATGAGTTTTCTCTTTGTCATCAGTGTACAGTGGCATAGAGCtgacctacactaccgttcacaagtttggggtcccttagaaatgtctttatttttgaaagaaaagcattttttttccaatgaagataacattaaatgaatcacaaatagagtttagacattgctaatgtggtaaatgactattctagctggaaacagctgattttaatggaatatctccataggggtacagaggaacatttccagcaaccatcactcctgtgttctaatgctacattgtgttagctaatggtggtgacaggctaattgatgattagaaaacccttgtagaattatgttagcacatgaataaaagtgtgagttttcatgaaaaaggtgaaattgttttggtgaccccaaacctttttATGTGTGCTGCAATCgtcaattttaaaatgaaatgaaatatcaTGTCTCGACAGcaaatcaaatgtatttttttttatcagtgcaTGCACTAAAAGCCTGATGTAAACACGACTTACTCCAACAGTTCAAAGTTGGACTTTTTCTCCAGTCCATTTGGATTCATATCTTTGAAGAATCTCCTGGaagcacaataaaaacattaattaaaagaaaaaaactcgtACAATAAATTTTTCTGTTAGAAGCTTTTATAAGGCAGTTGTTGCCACATatttgtaaagacatttttcaagaaggaattaatatttgtaaaaatacaaatttttatgtggacattatggATCGTGTACTGATTTGgaaagtttttaaatatttttttttttaaattttacagatAACTATTtaaatgctttcttttttctctgattttactagatattcactgtaatttaacaaaaaagaagaaactgcgaaattgttttaaaaatctatactttttaatccttaatatatatctttttttagtacctgcaaatatctgtaatataatgatattttagcaggtttaaatgcagcaaaaatagtgcaattttactgtcaaactttgaaaaaaaagttatttataaaaatacagacatcaCTGACAGTTTGGGCTTGATTTTTTATGGTCAATATTTAAATTGATGCTTTTCCCCAGATTTTAATagacattattttttatgtaagaaatagaaaaaaaatctgtaaaaaaaaaaggaaaattattttgaattttaaaaatcctttaaatCCTAGATCTCAGTTTCAGTaactgcaaatatttgtaacatattgatatttttagctgatttaaatgcaatgcAATTTTACTatcaaatgtcatttaaaaaacattaatatttataaaaatacatatattaatGCGGACTTCACTGACAGTTTTAGCCGGATTTTTTATGGTCaacattattcttttatttctaaagattTTACCAGCTATTATCTGTAATTCGACACAAATCAGAACCATGGAAATCAGTAAAACAGCAgtaaatgtatatataatttttacGTCACCTAATTTCCAGACAACCAAGCTGTAGAGCCATTCCATCACTAACTTTTGAGGCGTACTGCTGCATAAACTCACTTCGTACCTGTGGATAAGCACAGCACAAATAGACCTTCCGTTGATAACAGCTGTTACAGAAACTGACCTGCACTTAACCATTAATGTTGtctaaatggtaaatggtctgcactcACTGTATGTAGGATCTTTAAAACTCAGCTAAGTTCAACACCATGCTGTAAAACGTGTTTCTCACTCATCATAACTGCTCTCCCACCTGATCTAAGCCTAATCCTGATTCTGAATCAGCTCCTAATAgttttaaacattcaaaaagtaACTTGCAAGTCACATTGTTTACCTGTCGGTAAAAGTAGAGCATTGTGGTTCTGTCATCTTGGAATTCCTTCATGAAGTCTGATGGGATGTATCTGATCCTCAGGTCGTATCTGGAGACAAACAAGCATCAGTCTTAGCTCCAAGCTAGTCAGTGTATTTAatccttagatgcataagtgagTCAAAAATGGCCCgtgtggttgttttcttgcaatatctgtGGATTTTTGTGGTATGTTTgcatgaaaatgttcaaaacatgttataaagtgaaaaataaacatatttcaaacatgaaatcattcttgtgtggacaaaaatataatacaaacaaataataaaaattactattcttaaccaaaatggcaaaaaatggaataaaaacatatcaattcttatacgggtcattttgacccacttatggaaaaGGGTtgggtccaatcactcgtgcatctaaAGGTTTAGGAAAGTAGCCACTGGAAACgatcaaatcaaattaaaaattcacaagcttcaaaacacaaacaataatgtGACAGACCTCCACTCGGCCTCTAGGTGCTGCTGCTCGTAGCGTTGGATGAGCTCCAGCATGGCCATGTCTGGGTGCAGCCAGTGCATCTCTGAGGACTTGAGGTGTTTGAGGAGGAGACCATAGCAGAGGCTGTGCTTTATGTCTGGACCCACACAGCCACTGGACAGCACAACACTGATGACTTCCTATGATGGAAAAACGTATCAAGCATATAGCtctggaaattttaaaaaaatgtcatatctTGAAATTCACCActgtgtgaagaaaaaaaaaaacgatttaTTATGAAACAGCTCAAGAAAAGCCCTCTTCCTGAAATGTTCTGGTCATTTCACTCTTAAAACTAAAGTTGAAGCTAAAGGTCTTCTCTTTGGGCCCTTCTGGTGTTAAACTCTAGCCCTCTCACCTGTATCATAAACCATCACTGATGTAGTTTTCTGTGTCATTCTCATTACAGTATGACCGAACTGTATACTGACAGCtataattaaccctcctgttgtcctcatttacaggcaacaaaaaatattgtttccttgtctgcaaaaaatccaaaaaatctgcaaaaaatgtccccaaattccagaaaatttgcaaaaccttcaggaagaaaagtccaataattccttaaaaatttcccttaaaagttttatttaaaaaaaaaaaaaaaaaaaaatcccccaaatttggcaagaaaattattgtaaatattttccaaaaaattagtaaaaatcttccaaaaaatcctaaaaatatctaaagtggtcacatatatatcagtaaatcttctaatattttctttaagaacattcacaaaaaaaatcaaccaaaatccagcagattttttttgtgaatgttcttaagaaacatttttaacatttatctttttccaccaaaaaatgttcaaagatttcccaaaaatgttgaaaatgtggacatcagaagttacactgtgaaaatatttttttttccccacattttcaacctttaaaacgggtgaattttgacccgcaggacgacacgagggttaacactCTGAATGCTGTACCTTCTATTTCATTTAACACTGATCTTGCTGTATCTCTCTTCCACCACccttgtttctgtctgttttctatcTTTCCTATGAGATGCTTGAGTTGTGTTCATGTTTAACGTGAGGGTTTTCCATGCCAACATCACTTTGCGTTAGTGGGTTCTGCAAAATATCTTTTGATTGTTGTTGGTGTGATATAGATAAGTTCAACTGAACCGAATCAGTAAGGTGCTCTGTAAGTTGCTTTGAACAGAGCTACATCAATAATTGCTAAGAATCCAGTCGGGTGAAGACTAGAGTTTACCTTGACAGTCCATCCCTCCTCACAGCGGACTAGTTTGAAGTTTTTGCCCAAGTTGGAGCTGTTGCTATGGAAACACACTTTGATGATCTTCACCGAGAAGATGTTTTCCGTGACGACCGTTGTCGTGGGAGACATATCGGAGAAATCCGACTGGCTGGTGGGAGACATGCTCCTCCAGGACAGGGTGCTGGTGTCTCCCGAcatcacgcacacacacacacacacacacactccgacACACACCGCGTGTTCACTACTGTACAGAGACACCCATGACTGTCACCATTTCACTGTCGCTTCCTTCTCGCTCATACAGAAAACATGAAGCTGGAGACAAAAAGGACAGCAATCACACCACAACCATGCTTTTGGGTTAAAGGAACATTTGTACGTCGGTAAAAGACTGGACTTGTTGTTGCGATTACTCTGTACTCACCAGTCTTGCACAAGCACCTTGAAAAATCCCTCTTTAAAATGAAGACTGCTCAATCCCAGCAACAGACTACATTCATGTTTCGTTGTTAAGTGCAGATTTGTACAGTTTGTCCTCTTTGGCAGATCAAAAAAGACTTTTCGAAACTGTGTGCTGAAGAGGAATCGTATCAGTTAACGAAAGAGGAAACAGTGCTGACGGGCAAATAAGGAAGTTGACGAGCAGCTACAGAAAAACTGACAGGACTGAAGAAACTGCTGTGTCACCCCCTTTTTCACATGCAACAGCACAGTGTGCAAAATCGGCCCGGCCCACAGTACGTTCGCTTCCTCTTGCAAAAGTTTTCGATGATTACAGGTGAAAACGGTGACTGTTATTGACTTCTAATGGAATATTTTAAAGGAACTCCTTCAAGTGCAGCAATGACAACATTAAACATGGCAGAAAATGTTCAAGATCTAAATTTACATGGAGATGTGATCAGCAAATTCCACCTGTTGATTGTTACTCCtaaaaaaaggcattttccAGGAGTAATTGTAATAACTTTTGCGCCATTGTCAGGTCAAAACTTCTGTGTCTACTATTTTGATTTATaacaaaacatctgtaaaattaataatattctCTTCAGCCTAAACTACTAGTGGTGGCATTTAGGACATGGCAGCATAAACAGTGACGTGAACAAACATTACACCTAATAACAAAAGTGAATGAAGTATTTAGATCTCATGCTTCATTAAAAGTAGATATACCACAGTGTAGAAATACTGTGTTACAAGgataaattcaaaaatattagCAACAAATGCGCTTAAAGTACAAAAAGTAATAGTCATTATGCagaatggcatttttttttagaatttttcattAATGTTTTCATCACTGGAATGTTGGAATTGATAAAAATCATTTAACTACTGCTGGGAAGCTTGTGATCAATGCAGTTTTATCTACATCTATAATATTATGCCATAAATGATTTGCCGCGTTACATTACAGTTTGCATTATTAAGCAAAATCTGTAaagtagtggagtaaaaagtgcaatatttgcCTATGAAATGTAGTAGAATGGAATTATACAGTAGCAGAAC harbors:
- the LOC111585687 gene encoding protein-tyrosine kinase 2-beta-like isoform X2, which produces MSGDTSTLSWRSMSPTSQSDFSDMSPTTTVVTENIFSVKIIKVCFHSNSSNLGKNFKLVRCEEGWTVKEVISVVLSSGCVGPDIKHSLCYGLLLKHLKSSEMHWLHPDMAMLELIQRYEQQHLEAEWRYDLRIRYIPSDFMKEFQDDRTTMLYFYRQVRSEFMQQYASKVSDGMALQLGCLEIRRFFKDMNPNGLEKKSNFELLEKDVGLDQFFSRELIDSMKPKQLRRMIQQTFQGYSTLKQDQCMVKFFTTLAQCYSFTQESFACQIVHGWSVTIELVIGPDGISQHTENSTPIYLAKFSQVRSISCSAESDGRALLTVHIEGAQQPLSVNTSSLAVAENMADLIDGYCRLEGSAESSLIKSKGRDTRLKLPDIPQRCGPNTPIRGQNSDIYAEIPEDTGDSGEKHRISRDDVLVGRILGEGFFGEVHDGEYKSPTGEKIRVAIKTCKDCSAEVKEKFLSEAGLMKDLDHPHIVRLIGVIEVDPVWIVMELYEHGELGKYLLEEKYILTTTTLILYSLQICKALAYLEGLNMVHRDIAVRNVLVASPDCVKLGDFGLSRYVDEQEYYKASVSRLPIKWMAPESINFRRFTTASDVWMFGVCVWEIFSMAQQPFFWLENGQVISQLESGVRLQKPQLCPPIIYSLLTRCWAYEARSRPTFSQLVCSLNDIHRMELEQEADERRGRSHTMTSIFDPNHAEPPPKPSRIQGNTLPRASQIQAAEKDSRPAWEKERVEDTLQRQRQEMLMDKQWLEQEERQLDPVARLDAQIKPPEKSQENGPPEKPPMPPTVTKPQPTAELDRSGDQVYTGVMAMVKQVVQLKNDVNTLPASEYPHAVKAVGITLRSLIQSVDEILPSLHSSVTTELRCRGKDWYSACWSPI
- the LOC111585687 gene encoding protein-tyrosine kinase 2-beta-like isoform X1, with the translated sequence MSGDTSTLSWRSMSPTSQSDFSDMSPTTTVVTENIFSVKIIKVCFHSNSSNLGKNFKLVRCEEGWTVKEVISVVLSSGCVGPDIKHSLCYGLLLKHLKSSEMHWLHPDMAMLELIQRYEQQHLEAEWRYDLRIRYIPSDFMKEFQDDRTTMLYFYRQVRSEFMQQYASKVSDGMALQLGCLEIRRFFKDMNPNGLEKKSNFELLEKDVGLDQFFSRELIDSMKPKQLRRMIQQTFQGYSTLKQDQCMVKFFTTLAQCYSFTQESFACQIVHGWSVTIELVIGPDGISQHTENSTPIYLAKFSQVRSISCSAESDGRALLTVHIEGAQQPLSVNTSSLAVAENMADLIDGYCRLEGSAESSLIKSKGRDTRLKLPDIPQRCGPNTPIRGQNSDIYAEIPEDTGDSGEKHRISRDDVLVGRILGEGFFGEVHDGEYKSPTGEKIRVAIKTCKDCSAEVKEKFLSEAGLMKDLDHPHIVRLIGVIEVDPVWIVMELYEHGELGKYLLEEKYILTTTTLILYSLQICKALAYLEGLNMVHRDIAVRNVLVASPDCVKLGDFGLSRYVDEQEYYKASVSRLPIKWMAPESINFRRFTTASDVWMFGVCVWEIFSMAQQPFFWLENGQVISQLESGVRLQKPQLCPPIIYSLLTRCWAYEARSRPTFSQLVCSLNDIHRMELEQEADERRGRSHTMTSIFDPNHAEPPPKPSRIQGNTLPRASQIQAAEKDSRPAWEKERVEDTLQRQRQEMLMDKQWLEQEERQLDPVARLDAQIKPPEKSQENGPPEKPPMPPTVTKPQPTAELDRSGDQVYTGVMAMVKQVVQLKNDVNTLPASEYPHAVKAVGITLRSLIQSVDEILPSLHSSVTTEIEGTEKLLNKDLAELINKMRLAQQNSVTSLKEECQRQMLAAAHTLALDSKNLLDAVDQARVRANLAKPKPDSGDVEDSDQ